Proteins co-encoded in one Corynebacterium tuberculostearicum genomic window:
- a CDS encoding AAA family ATPase → MAEDALFPRNQRNLESRFSADMKIAREVAPLIENLIGDGSSVIDPTVNIWKISAARKIRNRVEKDPIDGTSMTQWEKLDIQLDGASDEVVLLAAELVFLREQPLLNARPQTRLNHVKSVLNHLHRDAEIPEGMRSAMNRKSGVAGLKQGRAFNGDMWRHISWMAAFVEEFRAEEEEQRRIIASDAAKLQQFMLGLSTVDRSDIRNIMQFFMAPESFEPISSQGLKEKIVIGFSDIIGNRSGNDPQDIDRDLYAIRTALAQDYEGEFGFWSDKIFAQWSDEPPAEPQRRNYWIFAPGENAQKWEEFQVESIMALGWDQLGDFGSYTERDAIQAKLQEEGATRSFRNDTLAVWEFQHKMSVGDIVYARRGMSEIVGRGIVESGPRYDPQRGEYRNVRSVNWEFSGEWETPFKMAQKTLTNITTKRSKIDELDAVLAVEQDDQYSHTTSVAAYAEEDFLREVFFTPHQFNRLQSVLKRKKNVILTGPPGVGKTFVARRAAFGLMGEKDPSRIEQVQFHQSYSYEDFMMGFRPNTQGGFELVNGPFYKFCETAREDPDREYFFIIDEINRGNVSKIFGELLMLIEADKRDNELRLIYSDEFFSVPDNVYLIGTMNTADRSLAVIDYALRRRFGFFNISPAFDSDGFINWKSEQDSQALNELIDTLRALNAEITEDPRLGPGFMVGHSYVLNGASGEDTEEDWLYSVVEDDLIPLVEEYWFDSPSRVDEWAKVLRNAVK, encoded by the coding sequence GATTGACGGGACGAGCATGACGCAATGGGAAAAATTGGATATTCAGCTAGACGGAGCGAGCGACGAAGTCGTGCTCCTTGCTGCTGAATTAGTATTTCTCCGAGAACAGCCGCTTCTAAATGCGCGGCCACAAACACGCCTGAATCATGTCAAAAGCGTACTTAACCACTTGCATCGAGACGCTGAGATTCCTGAAGGCATGCGTTCGGCCATGAATAGAAAGTCAGGCGTGGCCGGGCTAAAGCAGGGCCGCGCTTTCAACGGTGACATGTGGCGGCATATTTCGTGGATGGCAGCCTTCGTGGAAGAATTCCGCGCGGAGGAGGAAGAACAGCGGCGGATTATCGCGAGTGATGCTGCCAAACTTCAACAGTTCATGTTGGGATTATCGACAGTGGATCGGTCGGATATCCGCAATATTATGCAATTCTTTATGGCGCCAGAATCCTTTGAGCCGATTTCATCCCAAGGACTTAAAGAAAAAATTGTCATTGGCTTTAGTGACATCATAGGGAACCGTTCGGGAAATGATCCCCAAGACATTGACCGTGATCTTTATGCCATTCGCACGGCATTAGCCCAAGATTACGAAGGCGAGTTTGGTTTCTGGTCTGACAAAATCTTCGCTCAGTGGTCAGATGAACCACCGGCTGAACCCCAACGTCGCAATTATTGGATTTTTGCTCCCGGCGAAAACGCTCAAAAGTGGGAAGAATTTCAAGTGGAAAGCATCATGGCATTGGGGTGGGATCAGCTCGGGGATTTTGGTTCGTATACCGAGCGTGATGCGATTCAGGCTAAGCTGCAAGAAGAGGGCGCAACAAGGAGCTTCCGCAACGACACTCTTGCAGTGTGGGAATTTCAGCACAAGATGTCGGTAGGCGACATTGTCTACGCTCGGCGAGGAATGTCTGAAATTGTCGGGCGAGGAATCGTAGAATCAGGGCCGCGCTATGACCCTCAACGGGGCGAGTACCGCAATGTGCGTTCAGTGAATTGGGAATTCAGCGGTGAGTGGGAGACCCCGTTCAAGATGGCGCAGAAGACGCTAACCAACATCACCACAAAGCGCAGCAAAATCGACGAACTTGACGCTGTACTTGCTGTTGAACAGGACGACCAGTACAGCCACACTACTTCGGTAGCTGCATATGCGGAAGAGGATTTCTTGCGAGAAGTTTTCTTTACGCCGCATCAATTCAATCGGCTGCAGTCCGTTTTGAAACGAAAAAAGAATGTCATTTTGACGGGCCCACCGGGGGTGGGGAAGACATTTGTAGCCCGTCGAGCGGCTTTTGGCCTCATGGGGGAAAAAGATCCCTCTCGGATTGAGCAGGTGCAATTTCACCAGAGCTATTCTTACGAAGACTTCATGATGGGTTTTCGCCCGAATACCCAAGGCGGGTTCGAGCTTGTGAATGGCCCCTTCTATAAGTTTTGTGAAACGGCACGCGAGGATCCCGATAGGGAGTATTTCTTCATTATCGATGAGATCAATCGCGGAAACGTCTCTAAGATTTTTGGTGAATTACTCATGCTTATCGAAGCCGATAAGCGCGACAACGAGCTTCGCCTTATCTACAGTGATGAATTCTTTAGCGTTCCGGACAACGTTTATCTCATTGGAACGATGAATACTGCAGACCGCAGTCTTGCTGTCATAGACTATGCACTGAGGCGACGCTTTGGGTTTTTCAACATTTCTCCCGCATTTGATAGCGATGGGTTCATAAACTGGAAGTCCGAGCAGGACAGCCAAGCTTTAAATGAACTAATCGATACATTGCGAGCTTTGAATGCGGAAATTACGGAGGATCCCCGCTTAGGACCAGGATTTATGGTTGGACATAGCTACGTGCTTAACGGAGCTTCAGGTGAGGATACAGAAGAGGACTGGCTGTATTCAGTGGTCGAGGACGATCTCATTCCGCTGGTGGAAGAGTATTGGTTTGATAGCCCTAGTCGTGTAGATGAGTGGGCAAAGGTTCTTCGTAATGCGGTGAAATGA
- a CDS encoding 5-methylcytosine restriction system specificity protein McrC encodes MMEAAFSHDPVDQGTPRQKSSRVLRNIYIMLAYAFDSIEEAEAAYFATEEFEHLHDLCAEIMLQGVQSQQQRGLDHNYVSHAEELSTIRGRIDFASTLSWGARSRGAVVCEYDDYVVDTLHNQVLKCVLSLLLTEGEVQTDRRWRLRDALGYFSEVSSISPYSIGWRDIHYTRMTSTYRLMHGVCRLVIEGLLQREAEKGRALSSWLDEKAESALYERFLLRYFQQHYPQLSVGAPKVPWDIEETISGAEQLPSMYTDVTMSDGFSSLIIDAKYYASSMQYGRSGVPKVQSPHLYQLLSYVDNLAATGARNVAGILLYAKTDEAICPNLDTTIRGHQIAAKALDLTAPWQDVRAQLSSVVDWSPLNPKR; translated from the coding sequence ATGATGGAGGCCGCATTTTCTCACGACCCTGTGGATCAAGGGACACCTAGGCAGAAAAGCTCCCGCGTACTGCGCAATATCTACATCATGCTGGCTTATGCTTTCGATTCAATCGAAGAGGCTGAGGCTGCGTACTTTGCTACCGAGGAATTTGAGCATCTGCACGATTTGTGTGCTGAGATTATGCTTCAAGGGGTTCAATCACAGCAGCAACGTGGGCTGGATCATAATTATGTATCCCACGCAGAAGAGTTAAGCACCATTCGCGGGCGCATTGATTTCGCGAGCACACTATCTTGGGGAGCGCGTAGCCGTGGGGCAGTGGTGTGTGAATATGACGACTACGTAGTCGATACCTTGCACAACCAAGTCCTAAAATGCGTTTTGTCGCTTTTGCTGACGGAAGGGGAGGTGCAAACAGACCGCAGATGGAGATTGCGGGATGCGCTTGGGTACTTTTCAGAGGTTTCAAGCATATCTCCATATTCAATTGGCTGGCGCGATATTCACTACACTAGGATGACCAGCACGTATCGTCTGATGCACGGCGTTTGCCGCCTCGTAATTGAGGGGCTGCTGCAACGAGAAGCTGAAAAGGGCAGGGCACTGTCATCTTGGCTTGACGAGAAAGCGGAAAGTGCATTGTACGAACGATTTCTTCTGCGCTATTTTCAGCAGCACTATCCTCAACTATCGGTAGGCGCCCCCAAAGTTCCCTGGGATATTGAAGAGACCATCAGTGGCGCTGAGCAGCTGCCCAGTATGTACACGGATGTAACCATGAGTGATGGATTTTCTTCGTTGATTATCGATGCAAAATACTATGCATCTTCTATGCAGTATGGCCGCTCTGGAGTCCCGAAAGTACAATCACCGCACCTTTACCAATTGCTAAGTTACGTCGATAATCTAGCTGCGACAGGGGCGAGAAATGTGGCTGGGATCTTGCTCTATGCCAAAACAGATGAAGCAATATGCCCTAATCTCGATACGACGATTCGCGGGCATCAGATTGCGGCGAAAGCGTTAGACTTAACGGCCCCATGGCAGGATGTTCGAGCTCAGCTCAGCTCGGTGGTGGATTGGTCGCCGTTGAATCCTAAGCGCTAA
- the glnA gene encoding type I glutamate--ammonia ligase → MSFETVQDIVQFIEDEDVKFVDIRFTDVPGTEHHFSIPADEFTVEDAENGLAFDGSSIRGFTTIDESDMTLLPDPATAHIDPFRTAKTLNIKFFVHDPFTFEPFSRDPRNIARKAEEYLQSTGIADTCNFGAEAEFYLFDSVRYATDAHHGFYEVDSDEGWWNRDSETNFDGTPNTGYKTRMKGGYFPTAPYDKHGEVRDAMVENLQKVGFQIERFHHEVGAGQNEINYRFNSMLHAGDDIQTFKYVIKQTAAQWGKTATFMPKPLAGDNGSGMHAHMSLWKDGKPLFHDEAGYAGLSDIARYYIGGVLHHAGAVLAFTNPTLNSYHRLVPGFEAPINLVYSQRNRSAAIRIPITGSNPKAKRIEFRAPDPSGNPYLGFAAMMMAGIDGVKNRIEPHAPVDKDLYELPPAEAESIPQAPTSLEASLKALQEDMDFLTEGDVFTEDLIETYINYKYENEINPVRLRPTPQEFEMYYDC, encoded by the coding sequence GTGTCTTTCGAGACAGTGCAGGACATCGTCCAATTCATTGAGGACGAGGATGTAAAGTTCGTCGATATCCGCTTTACGGACGTCCCGGGCACCGAGCACCACTTTTCCATCCCAGCAGATGAGTTCACCGTAGAAGATGCCGAAAATGGGCTCGCCTTCGACGGCTCCTCAATCCGCGGATTCACCACCATCGATGAATCCGATATGACCCTGCTGCCGGATCCGGCCACCGCGCATATCGATCCATTCCGCACCGCAAAGACGCTGAACATCAAGTTCTTTGTCCACGACCCGTTTACTTTTGAGCCCTTCTCCCGCGATCCGCGCAACATCGCCCGCAAGGCAGAAGAGTACCTCCAGTCCACCGGCATCGCCGATACCTGTAACTTTGGTGCCGAGGCCGAGTTCTACCTCTTTGACTCCGTGCGCTACGCCACCGATGCCCACCACGGTTTTTATGAGGTGGACTCCGATGAGGGTTGGTGGAACCGCGATAGCGAAACCAACTTCGACGGCACCCCGAATACTGGCTACAAGACCCGCATGAAGGGTGGCTACTTCCCCACCGCGCCGTATGACAAGCACGGTGAGGTGCGCGATGCCATGGTAGAGAACCTGCAAAAGGTTGGCTTCCAAATCGAGCGCTTCCACCACGAGGTCGGCGCCGGCCAGAATGAGATCAACTACCGCTTCAACTCCATGTTGCACGCGGGCGATGACATCCAGACTTTCAAATACGTGATTAAGCAGACTGCGGCACAGTGGGGCAAGACCGCAACTTTCATGCCCAAGCCGCTGGCCGGCGATAATGGTTCCGGTATGCACGCCCACATGTCCCTGTGGAAGGACGGCAAGCCGCTTTTCCATGATGAGGCGGGCTACGCGGGCCTGTCCGACATCGCACGCTATTACATCGGCGGTGTCCTCCACCACGCCGGTGCTGTACTTGCGTTCACCAACCCAACCCTGAACTCCTACCACCGCCTAGTTCCGGGCTTTGAGGCACCGATTAACTTGGTGTATTCCCAGCGCAACCGCTCGGCTGCTATCCGCATCCCAATTACCGGTTCCAACCCAAAGGCTAAGCGCATCGAGTTCCGCGCTCCGGACCCATCCGGCAACCCCTACTTGGGCTTTGCCGCCATGATGATGGCCGGCATCGACGGCGTAAAGAACCGCATTGAGCCGCACGCTCCAGTTGATAAGGACCTCTACGAGCTGCCGCCCGCAGAGGCTGAGTCCATCCCCCAGGCACCGACCTCCCTCGAGGCTTCCCTCAAGGCCCTGCAGGAGGACATGGACTTCCTCACCGAAGGCGATGTCTTCACCGAGGATCTCATCGAGACCTACATCAACTACAAGTACGAGAACGAGATTAACCCGGTTCGCCTGCGTCCTACCCCGCAGGAATTTGAGATGTACTACGACTGCTAG
- a CDS encoding RDD family protein: MADKRTWLDGPNIPGEYDDMEGPGRWPGEKLGLPESGPGSLASVGRRAGAVAIDWIVCMLIANLIHMFTTEFGGVAFLGYALWVVMGIVCGWLFARTPGMLLLGMGVARLDVPGARVGLWRAVLRTLLTGVLFPAAMVDADGRGMHDRATGTIVIRS, encoded by the coding sequence ATGGCAGATAAGCGTACGTGGCTCGATGGGCCGAATATTCCGGGCGAATACGACGACATGGAAGGACCCGGTCGCTGGCCGGGAGAAAAGCTCGGTCTTCCCGAGTCTGGACCTGGATCTTTGGCTTCGGTAGGTCGCCGCGCTGGCGCTGTAGCCATTGACTGGATCGTGTGCATGCTTATTGCCAACCTCATTCACATGTTTACTACGGAATTCGGCGGGGTGGCCTTTTTGGGCTATGCCCTGTGGGTAGTCATGGGCATTGTGTGCGGCTGGCTTTTTGCCCGCACCCCCGGCATGCTGCTGTTGGGGATGGGCGTGGCGCGTCTCGACGTCCCCGGTGCCCGCGTAGGTCTGTGGCGCGCCGTACTGCGTACGCTGCTCACCGGTGTGCTCTTTCCAGCAGCCATGGTTGATGCGGACGGTCGCGGCATGCATGACCGCGCCACCGGCACTATCGTTATCCGCTCCTAG
- a CDS encoding DUF4191 domain-containing protein → MAKDDKAALKAAKKQERAAKRQQRKQTWSQMWQAFNMQRKQDKALIPIMLGALLGMGLLFFLIGLLFGGQWFMLILGLGIGALLAMFLFTRRLERDMYKRVEDQPGAAGWALEQQLRNTVGIVWSVKTGVAATRQQDLIHRVIGNAGVIFVCEGNKNRVRPTLNQLKKRVDKIAGGVPVYEIFVGNGEDEVPVSKLRNKVMKLPRNFNKNETYENIRRIEAMDSMPGTTPGMPKGPVPHQAQNMAGMNRRMRRAQQRKKNK, encoded by the coding sequence ATGGCGAAAGATGACAAGGCAGCACTAAAGGCTGCAAAGAAGCAAGAACGCGCGGCCAAGCGCCAGCAGCGTAAGCAAACCTGGTCCCAAATGTGGCAAGCATTCAATATGCAGCGCAAGCAGGATAAGGCGCTTATCCCCATTATGCTGGGCGCCCTCCTGGGCATGGGCTTGCTCTTCTTCCTCATTGGCCTGCTTTTTGGCGGCCAGTGGTTCATGCTCATCCTCGGCTTGGGCATCGGCGCGCTGCTCGCCATGTTCCTCTTTACCCGCCGCCTTGAGCGCGATATGTACAAGCGCGTGGAGGACCAACCGGGCGCTGCCGGCTGGGCGCTGGAACAGCAGCTGCGCAATACCGTGGGCATCGTGTGGTCCGTAAAGACCGGTGTGGCCGCTACCCGCCAGCAGGATCTTATCCACCGCGTCATCGGCAACGCCGGCGTCATCTTCGTGTGCGAGGGCAATAAGAACCGTGTCCGCCCCACCTTGAACCAGCTGAAGAAGCGTGTAGACAAGATCGCCGGCGGCGTTCCCGTCTACGAAATCTTCGTGGGCAACGGCGAGGACGAGGTTCCTGTATCCAAGCTGCGCAATAAGGTCATGAAGCTTCCGCGCAACTTCAATAAAAACGAAACCTATGAAAACATCCGCCGCATCGAAGCCATGGATTCCATGCCGGGTACCACCCCAGGTATGCCCAAGGGCCCGGTTCCCCACCAGGCGCAGAACATGGCCGGCATGAACCGCCGCATGCGCCGCGCCCAGCAGCGCAAGAAGAATAAATAG
- the lipA gene encoding lipoyl synthase gives MLRIEKKNAESPIEQKPRWIRNQVRTGPGYEDMKSRVAGASLHTVCQEAGCPNIHECWESREATFLIGGDKCTRRCDFCDIATGKPEELDRDEPRRVAENIREMDLNYTTITGVTRDDLPDEGAWLYAEVVRKIHELNPHTGVENLTPDFSGKPDLLEEVFEAKPEVFAHNLETVPRIFKRIRPAFRYERSLDVIRQAHDYGLITKSNLILGMGETEDEVEEALRDLRSAGCDIITITQYLRPGPRFHPIERWVRPEEFVAHSKLAKELGFGGVMSGPLVRSSYRAGRLYVQAMEKRGFELPQNLKHLAETSQGATAQEASTLLEKYGPSKETPVTTRMAKAPANSNSAAATIR, from the coding sequence ATGCTCCGCATTGAAAAGAAAAATGCGGAGTCACCCATCGAACAAAAGCCACGCTGGATCCGCAACCAGGTCCGCACCGGCCCAGGCTACGAGGATATGAAGTCCCGCGTGGCTGGTGCCTCCCTACACACCGTGTGCCAAGAGGCAGGCTGCCCAAATATCCACGAGTGCTGGGAATCCCGCGAGGCAACGTTCCTCATCGGTGGCGATAAGTGCACCCGCCGCTGCGACTTCTGCGATATTGCCACCGGCAAGCCGGAGGAACTAGACCGCGACGAACCGCGCCGCGTGGCCGAAAACATCCGGGAGATGGACCTTAACTACACCACCATTACCGGCGTTACTCGCGACGATCTTCCGGATGAGGGCGCTTGGCTCTATGCCGAGGTGGTGCGCAAGATTCACGAGCTTAACCCGCATACCGGCGTAGAAAACCTCACCCCGGATTTCTCCGGCAAGCCGGACCTGCTCGAAGAGGTCTTTGAGGCCAAGCCGGAGGTCTTCGCCCACAACCTGGAGACCGTGCCGCGCATCTTCAAGCGCATCCGCCCCGCCTTCCGCTATGAGCGATCCTTGGACGTTATTCGCCAGGCTCATGACTATGGTCTTATCACCAAGTCCAACCTGATCTTGGGCATGGGCGAGACCGAGGACGAGGTCGAAGAAGCACTGCGTGACCTGCGTTCTGCTGGCTGCGATATCATCACCATCACCCAGTACCTGCGCCCCGGCCCGCGCTTTCACCCGATTGAACGCTGGGTACGCCCAGAGGAATTCGTGGCCCACTCCAAGCTGGCTAAGGAGCTCGGTTTCGGCGGCGTCATGTCTGGCCCGCTGGTGCGCTCTTCTTACCGCGCCGGCCGCCTCTACGTGCAGGCCATGGAAAAGCGCGGCTTTGAGCTGCCGCAAAACCTCAAGCACCTAGCCGAGACCTCCCAGGGTGCCACTGCCCAAGAGGCCTCTACTCTGCTGGAGAAGTACGGCCCATCGAAGGAAACCCCCGTGACCACCCGCATGGCCAAGGCCCCGGCTAATTCCAATTCAGCGGCGGCCACCATCCGCTAA
- the lipB gene encoding lipoyl(octanoyl) transferase LipB: MTAPRDPFFPAERSIRASDKPLEVRFLGRMDYQEAWDYQAEVAAARAKGEQDDVALVVEHPNIYTAGKRTQPEDMPDNGLPVITVDRGGRITWHGEGQLVIYPIIKLAEPVDVVDYVRRLEEATIQTVRQMGVTTAGRIDGRSGVWVPSTTEAKDPAAPKRDRKIAALGIRITRGVTMHGLALNCCNTLEYYDHIVACGIDDADVTTLSLELGRKVTLEDATQPLLQALDDALSGRLIVADHTFGSAPDPTKLANERARERRRQARQKP, encoded by the coding sequence ATGACTGCACCACGCGATCCTTTCTTCCCCGCCGAGCGCTCCATCCGCGCTTCCGATAAGCCACTAGAGGTCCGATTCCTGGGCCGGATGGACTACCAGGAGGCGTGGGATTACCAGGCCGAGGTCGCGGCCGCGCGCGCCAAGGGCGAGCAGGACGATGTCGCGCTGGTAGTCGAGCACCCGAATATCTATACCGCCGGCAAGCGCACCCAGCCGGAGGATATGCCGGATAACGGCCTGCCCGTCATCACCGTGGACCGCGGCGGGCGCATCACCTGGCATGGCGAGGGCCAGCTGGTCATCTATCCCATCATCAAGCTGGCTGAGCCTGTCGACGTCGTCGACTATGTCCGCCGCCTCGAAGAGGCCACCATCCAGACCGTGCGACAGATGGGGGTGACCACTGCCGGGCGCATCGATGGCCGCTCGGGCGTCTGGGTCCCTTCCACCACCGAAGCCAAGGATCCGGCAGCCCCGAAGCGCGACCGCAAGATCGCCGCGCTAGGCATCCGCATCACTCGCGGGGTCACCATGCATGGTCTGGCACTCAATTGCTGCAATACGCTGGAATACTACGATCACATCGTGGCGTGCGGCATCGATGACGCCGACGTCACGACGCTGTCTCTAGAACTCGGCCGCAAGGTCACCCTCGAAGATGCCACCCAACCGCTCTTGCAGGCGCTGGACGATGCCCTCTCGGGCCGCCTCATCGTCGCCGATCACACCTTCGGCTCAGCCCCGGATCCCACGAAACTGGCGAATGAAAGGGCAAGGGAGAGACGTCGGCAAGCGCGACAAAAGCCCTAG
- the gcvH gene encoding glycine cleavage system protein GcvH → MATLPQDFSYSEDHEWVNAAADAVAGATVRIGITSVAADRLGEVVFAELPEVGDTVTAGESCGEVESTKSVSDLYSPVTGTVKSVNEALHDDYAVINNDPFGEGWLFEVEVDEAGELMDAAAYASANGLD, encoded by the coding sequence ATGGCCACCCTTCCACAAGATTTCTCCTACTCCGAAGACCACGAGTGGGTCAACGCTGCCGCTGACGCCGTTGCGGGCGCTACCGTGCGCATCGGCATTACGTCCGTGGCGGCCGACCGCCTCGGTGAGGTCGTCTTCGCCGAGCTGCCGGAGGTGGGCGATACCGTCACCGCCGGCGAGTCCTGCGGCGAGGTCGAATCCACCAAGTCCGTTTCTGACCTCTACTCCCCTGTTACCGGCACCGTAAAGAGCGTGAACGAGGCCTTGCACGATGACTACGCCGTCATCAACAACGATCCATTTGGTGAAGGCTGGCTCTTCGAGGTCGAGGTGGATGAGGCCGGCGAGCTTATGGATGCCGCCGCCTACGCGTCCGCCAACGGCCTAGACTAA
- the gcvT gene encoding glycine cleavage system aminomethyltransferase GcvT: MTELLTSPLHAEHEKLGATFTAFGPWNMPLKYQNELDEHRAVRNTAGLFDLSHMGEIWVNGADADKFLSYAFISNFEPLKVGKAKYSMIAAEDGGIIDDLITYRFEKDKFLVVPNAGNADTVWDELNKRAEGFDVSLKNESRDVAMIAVQGPKAAEILVPLVEDNKQDEVFNLGYYAATKGKVARTFAIIARTGYTGEDGFELIVYNSDAPQLWEELLKAGAEYDLKPCGLAARDSLRLEAGMPLYGNELSRDITPVEAGMARAFAKKEADFVGSEVIRQRAADGPQVAITGLTSAQRRAARAGAEVFAGEKKVGAITSGQPSPTLGHPVAIALLDTSAELEPGAEVEVDIRGKRYPFEVTALPFYKRDK, translated from the coding sequence ATGACCGAACTACTTACCTCCCCTCTTCATGCCGAGCACGAGAAACTCGGCGCGACCTTCACGGCCTTCGGCCCGTGGAATATGCCGCTGAAGTACCAGAACGAGTTAGACGAGCACCGCGCGGTACGCAATACCGCCGGTTTATTTGACCTTTCCCACATGGGCGAAATCTGGGTCAACGGAGCCGACGCCGACAAGTTCTTGTCTTATGCCTTTATCTCCAACTTTGAGCCACTCAAGGTGGGCAAGGCCAAGTACTCCATGATTGCCGCTGAAGACGGCGGCATCATCGATGACCTGATTACCTACCGCTTTGAAAAGGACAAATTCCTCGTCGTGCCGAATGCCGGCAATGCCGATACCGTGTGGGACGAGCTCAATAAGCGCGCTGAGGGATTCGATGTTTCCCTGAAGAACGAGTCCCGCGACGTCGCCATGATCGCCGTCCAGGGCCCTAAGGCCGCAGAAATCCTCGTCCCGCTGGTAGAAGACAATAAGCAGGACGAGGTATTTAACCTCGGCTACTACGCCGCCACCAAGGGCAAGGTAGCGCGCACCTTTGCCATCATCGCACGCACCGGCTACACCGGCGAGGATGGCTTCGAGCTCATCGTGTATAACTCCGATGCCCCACAGCTGTGGGAGGAATTGCTCAAGGCCGGCGCGGAATACGACCTCAAGCCGTGCGGCCTAGCCGCCCGCGATTCCTTGCGCCTCGAGGCCGGCATGCCGCTGTATGGCAACGAGCTCTCTCGCGATATCACCCCGGTAGAGGCGGGCATGGCCCGTGCCTTTGCCAAAAAGGAAGCTGATTTTGTTGGCTCCGAGGTCATCCGCCAGCGCGCTGCAGACGGCCCGCAGGTGGCGATCACCGGCCTGACCTCCGCGCAGCGCCGCGCCGCGCGCGCCGGAGCCGAAGTTTTCGCGGGAGAAAAGAAGGTAGGCGCCATTACCTCCGGCCAGCCCTCCCCCACCTTGGGCCACCCAGTAGCCATCGCCCTGCTGGATACCAGCGCCGAGCTGGAGCCCGGCGCCGAAGTCGAGGTAGATATTCGCGGCAAGCGCTATCCTTTTGAGGTAACCGCGTTGCCGTTCTACAAGCGCGATAAATAA